The following proteins come from a genomic window of Geminicoccaceae bacterium SCSIO 64248:
- a CDS encoding glycerol-3-phosphate dehydrogenase, protein MDEVDLLVVGGGINGVGIARDAAGRGLRVLLAEKGDLGEGTSSRSGKYIHGGLRYLEYYEFRLVREALIEREVLLKAAPHIIWPMRMVIPHSPEQRPAWLVRLGLFLYDHLGGLGPLPGTRALDLRRDPEGRFIRKDFTKAFAYSDCWVDDARLVVLNAIDAAERGAAILPRTEVVGARREGPAWLVDLESHGRRRTVRAKGLVNAAGPWVEQVLGRIDGVRSTRRVRLVKGSHIILPKFWDGPQAYVLQHTDKRIIFVNPYEDDLALIGTTDIAFDGRPEDVAIDNGEIAYLFGIIERYFKVRLRREDLLHGYSGVRPLYDDDAANPSAVTRDYIFDIDQGGGEVVTGRSAGGDSGSGTSDGTPPLLSVFGGKITTFRKLAEHALDKLQPCFPAMGKAWTREAHLPGGDMADADAALHLEAVSRAHPWLPRRLARHYARLYGTRIDRVLDGATGLAGLGRHFGGLFYEAEAHYLMQHEWAETADDILFRRTKHHLRLTAAEREGFALWLETQAGGGQQRRTG, encoded by the coding sequence ACCTGCTCGTCGTCGGGGGCGGCATCAACGGCGTCGGCATCGCGCGCGACGCCGCCGGGCGCGGCCTCAGGGTCCTTTTGGCCGAGAAGGGCGATCTCGGCGAGGGCACGTCGTCGCGCAGCGGCAAGTACATCCATGGCGGCCTGCGCTATCTCGAATATTACGAGTTCCGCCTGGTCCGCGAGGCGCTGATCGAGCGCGAGGTCCTGCTCAAGGCGGCGCCGCACATCATCTGGCCGATGCGGATGGTCATCCCGCACAGCCCGGAGCAGCGCCCGGCCTGGCTGGTCCGCCTCGGCCTGTTCCTCTACGACCATCTGGGCGGCCTCGGCCCCCTGCCCGGCACCCGTGCGCTCGACCTCAGGCGCGATCCCGAAGGCCGCTTCATCCGCAAGGACTTCACCAAGGCGTTCGCCTATTCCGACTGCTGGGTCGACGACGCGCGCCTGGTCGTGCTGAACGCGATCGACGCCGCCGAGCGCGGCGCCGCCATCCTGCCGCGCACGGAGGTGGTCGGCGCACGGCGCGAGGGACCGGCGTGGCTGGTCGACCTGGAAAGCCATGGCCGTCGTCGGACCGTCCGTGCGAAGGGCCTGGTGAACGCGGCCGGTCCCTGGGTCGAGCAGGTGCTGGGCCGCATCGATGGGGTCCGCAGCACGAGGCGCGTCCGCCTGGTCAAAGGCAGCCACATCATCCTGCCCAAGTTCTGGGACGGCCCGCAGGCCTATGTCCTGCAGCACACCGACAAGCGGATCATCTTCGTCAACCCCTACGAGGACGATCTCGCGCTGATCGGCACGACCGACATCGCCTTCGACGGCAGGCCGGAGGACGTCGCCATCGACAATGGCGAGATCGCCTACCTGTTCGGCATCATCGAGCGCTACTTCAAGGTCCGCCTGCGCCGGGAGGATCTCCTGCACGGCTATTCGGGCGTCCGCCCGCTCTATGACGACGATGCCGCCAATCCCTCGGCCGTGACGCGGGACTACATCTTCGACATCGACCAGGGCGGGGGCGAGGTCGTTACCGGCCGTTCCGCGGGCGGGGACAGCGGCAGCGGCACGAGCGACGGCACGCCGCCGCTCCTTTCGGTCTTCGGCGGCAAGATCACGACCTTCCGCAAGCTGGCCGAGCACGCGCTCGACAAGCTGCAGCCCTGTTTCCCCGCCATGGGCAAGGCCTGGACACGCGAGGCGCATCTGCCGGGCGGCGACATGGCGGATGCCGACGCGGCTCTTCACCTGGAGGCGGTCAGCCGCGCGCATCCCTGGCTGCCGCGCAGGCTGGCCCGGCACTACGCGCGGCTCTACGGCACGCGCATCGACCGTGTCCTCGATGGGGCCACCGGGCTTGCCGGCCTCGGCCGGCATTTCGGCGGCCTGTTCTACGAGGCGGAAGCCCACTACCTCATGCAGCACGAATGGGCCGAGACCGCCGACGACATCCTGTTCCGCCGGACCAAGCACCATCTCCGCCTGACCGCGGCCGAACGCGAGGGCTTCGCCCTGTGGCTGGAAACACAGGCGGGCGGCGGCCAGCAGCGCCGGACCGGATGA